The DNA region ACCTGCGCGAACTGCTGGCCCGCATCAAGACCGTGCTGCGCCGGCTGCAGGCCAGGCCGGCCGCACCCGCCGGCGCCGCCGGCAGGCCGGAAGCAGCGCCGCAGCGGCGCGGCTTCGGCCGCTGCGAGCTCGACCTGCAGTCGCGCCGCCTGTTCGAGGCCGGCGGCGCGGAAGTGGCCATCACGGCCATGGAATACGACCTGCTCACGGCCTTCCTCGCCAGCCCCAACCGGGTGCTGACACGCGACCAGCTGCTGATGAAGACGCGCAACCGCGAGTGGGAGCCGTTCGACCGCTCGATCGACATCCGCATCGGCCGCCTGCGCCGCAAGGTCGAACCCGATCCGGCGGGCGAGCCGCGCGTGATCAGGACGGTGCGCAACGCCGGCTACATGTTCGTGCCGGACGCGAAATAACGGCCGGGTTGCAACGCGAGGCCGTCGGGCCGTCG from Ramlibacter pinisoli includes:
- a CDS encoding response regulator, with the translated sequence MDERTRLLVVDDDPSVRTMLHDYLHGHGFDVAQAGNGAQMRAEIERELPDAVLLDVRLPGEDGLALARYLREHYDVGILMVTASGDVVDRIVGLELGADDYIAKPFDLRELLARIKTVLRRLQARPAAPAGAAGRPEAAPQRRGFGRCELDLQSRRLFEAGGAEVAITAMEYDLLTAFLASPNRVLTRDQLLMKTRNREWEPFDRSIDIRIGRLRRKVEPDPAGEPRVIRTVRNAGYMFVPDAK